One Nocardia sp. BMG111209 DNA segment encodes these proteins:
- a CDS encoding FAD-binding protein has product MTHTNWAGNVVFGGRIHRPGSVAELGRIVAGGDRVRALGTGHSFNRIADTTGDLVSVAGLPARVEIDAPNATVTVSAGLRYGAFVRQLDEAGFALANLGSLPHISVAGAIATGTHGSGIGHGSLATVVAGLELVTATGEVVEIRRGERDFAGMVVGLGGFGVVTAVTLDLVPAFELAQYVYEDLPVDRFTAAAAAILGAGYSVSLFTRWLGDRIDQVWLKGPHETPEAVWHGASRATAARHPVPGMAARHCTGQLGMPGPWYRRLPHFRLEYTPSSGRELQSEFFVPADRVVDAFAALDEIRARIAPVLQIGEIRTVAADELWLSPAAGRDSAAFHFTWIDDAEAVVSVVSAIEERLAPFAARPHWGKVFTAGPQRLRERYDRWADFAELLGVYDPAGKFRNDFLDRYFPREPAAGTDLDIRSVDG; this is encoded by the coding sequence GTGACGCACACCAACTGGGCGGGCAATGTCGTGTTCGGCGGGCGGATCCACCGGCCGGGCAGCGTGGCCGAACTCGGCCGGATCGTGGCCGGCGGTGATCGGGTGCGCGCCCTGGGGACGGGGCATTCGTTCAATCGGATCGCCGATACCACCGGGGATCTGGTGTCGGTGGCCGGGTTGCCGGCCCGGGTCGAGATCGACGCGCCGAACGCGACGGTGACCGTATCGGCGGGGTTGCGGTACGGAGCGTTCGTGCGGCAGTTGGACGAGGCGGGGTTCGCGCTGGCGAATCTCGGTTCGCTGCCGCACATCTCGGTGGCGGGGGCGATCGCGACGGGCACCCACGGGTCCGGGATCGGTCACGGGAGTCTGGCGACGGTGGTCGCGGGGCTGGAACTGGTCACCGCGACCGGGGAGGTGGTCGAGATCCGGCGCGGGGAGCGGGATTTCGCGGGGATGGTGGTCGGGCTCGGCGGTTTCGGGGTGGTGACCGCGGTGACCCTGGATCTGGTTCCGGCGTTCGAGCTCGCGCAGTACGTGTACGAGGATCTGCCCGTCGACCGGTTCACCGCGGCGGCGGCCGCGATCCTCGGGGCCGGGTACAGCGTGAGCCTGTTCACCCGCTGGCTCGGCGACCGGATCGATCAGGTGTGGCTGAAGGGTCCGCACGAGACCCCGGAGGCGGTGTGGCACGGGGCTTCCCGCGCCACGGCGGCACGGCATCCGGTGCCGGGTATGGCGGCGCGGCACTGCACCGGGCAGCTGGGCATGCCCGGTCCGTGGTATCGGCGGCTGCCGCATTTCCGGCTCGAGTACACCCCGAGCAGCGGACGCGAACTCCAGTCGGAGTTCTTCGTGCCCGCGGACCGGGTGGTGGACGCCTTCGCGGCCCTCGACGAGATCCGGGCGCGGATCGCGCCGGTGCTGCAGATCGGCGAGATCCGCACCGTCGCCGCCGACGAGCTGTGGCTGAGCCCGGCGGCCGGACGGGATTCGGCCGCATTCCATTTCACCTGGATCGACGATGCCGAGGCGGTGGTGTCGGTGGTGTCGGCGATCGAGGAGCGGCTCGCGCCGTTCGCGGCGCGGCCGCACTGGGGCAAGGTGTTCACCGCCGGGCCGCAGCGGCTGCGCGAACGCTACGACCGGTGGGCGGATTTCGCGGAGTTGCTCGGGGTGTACGACCCGGCGGGCAAGTTCCGCAACGACTTCCTGGATCGCTACTTCCCGCGCGAGCCCGCGGCCGGAACCGATCTGGACATTCGATCAGTTGATGGGTGA
- a CDS encoding glycoside hydrolase family 1 protein: MPLTRRHALAVLAAGGAAALAAPALPAAAAPAPAEVPALGNGFLWGVASAGFQCEGHAPDSNWARYAASSAHEPYRDSVDFFTRYEQDIALAAGLGVRVYRFSVEWARVQPHPDGWDETGFAFYDRVLDTLSRYGIRPMITLDHWVYPGWAADRGGWAGAGMLDAWLANARTVIDRYARRDPLWVTVNEPAMYVLNEVTNGGLTAAGVPEMQQRLIAAHNGAYDHIHAVQLGALVTSNIAYLAGTAEPAVNGPMLDAIAPKLDFVGIDYYYGFTPQSIQQVSPADFDRLWNLPLQPEGIYYALRHYAHRFPGLPLYVVENGMPTRDEQPRADGYRRGDDLRDTIYWVQRAVANGLNVLGYNYWSLTDNYEWGSYTPRFGLYSVDVRNGAALARRPTDAVAAYTALIRDGGVPAGYRPTRGPDDCSLVDAPDSCADPVTVPH; encoded by the coding sequence ATGCCCCTGACTCGCCGCCACGCCCTCGCCGTCCTCGCCGCCGGGGGCGCCGCGGCGCTGGCCGCACCCGCCCTGCCCGCCGCGGCGGCCCCGGCCCCGGCGGAGGTGCCGGCGCTGGGCAACGGCTTCCTGTGGGGCGTGGCCAGCGCGGGCTTCCAGTGCGAAGGCCATGCGCCGGACAGCAATTGGGCCCGCTACGCGGCGAGTTCGGCGCACGAGCCGTATCGCGACTCGGTGGACTTCTTCACCCGCTACGAGCAGGACATCGCGCTGGCCGCCGGGCTCGGGGTCCGGGTGTACCGGTTCAGTGTGGAATGGGCACGGGTGCAACCACATCCGGACGGCTGGGACGAGACCGGTTTCGCGTTCTACGACCGGGTGCTGGATACGTTGTCCCGGTACGGGATCCGGCCCATGATCACCCTCGACCACTGGGTGTATCCGGGCTGGGCGGCCGATCGCGGCGGCTGGGCCGGCGCGGGGATGCTCGACGCGTGGCTTGCCAACGCGCGCACGGTGATCGATCGCTACGCGCGCCGTGATCCGTTGTGGGTCACCGTGAACGAGCCGGCCATGTACGTCCTCAACGAGGTCACCAACGGCGGTCTGACCGCCGCCGGTGTACCGGAGATGCAGCAGCGGCTGATCGCCGCGCACAACGGCGCCTACGACCACATCCACGCGGTGCAGCTCGGCGCTCTGGTCACCAGCAATATCGCCTATCTGGCGGGTACCGCCGAGCCGGCGGTCAACGGGCCGATGCTCGACGCCATCGCGCCGAAACTCGATTTCGTCGGGATCGACTACTACTACGGGTTCACCCCGCAGTCGATCCAGCAGGTGTCGCCGGCGGATTTCGACCGGCTGTGGAATCTGCCGCTGCAACCGGAGGGCATCTACTACGCGCTGCGGCACTACGCGCACCGCTTCCCGGGGCTGCCGCTGTACGTGGTGGAGAACGGGATGCCGACCCGCGACGAACAGCCCCGCGCGGACGGATACCGCCGCGGCGACGATCTGCGCGACACGATCTACTGGGTGCAGCGCGCGGTCGCCAACGGACTGAACGTCCTCGGCTACAACTACTGGAGCCTCACCGACAACTACGAATGGGGTAGTTACACACCGCGTTTCGGGCTCTACAGCGTCGATGTGCGCAACGGCGCCGCATTGGCCCGGCGGCCCACCGACGCGGTCGCCGCCTATACCGCGCTGATCCGAGACGGCGGTGTGCCGGCCGGTTACCGGCCCACCCGCGGCCCGGACGACTGCTCGCTGGTCGACGCCCCGGACAGCTGTGCCGATCCGGTGACCGTGCCGCACTGA